AAGTCCACTCTGGACGAATTGTTCATCTGGAACAGATAGACAAAATTGAACTACCCTTATATCGTTTGTAGGATCGCGCTCCCATAATGAATGTCTTAATGATAATTTGGTGCCGATGGTCCCATTTAATCCCCAAAAATGTAATTGTTTAAACTGATTATCTTTTATGTGATAAGCATCAGTCGTATTAGTTCCGCTTATATCGATTTCTTGCTCTTCCAGTTTTTCAAAAACTTTAGTTCGAGATGCAAATTCAGGATTTATCCAAATAGGAAAACTTTCTTGATTTTTCGAGTTAGAAAGCCTTGCAATTTCAGGAAACGCTTTCCTACTTACAAATTTCATAATTCTTGATTTTTTCACACCTATATTTTTACTATATAAGTTTACTTCTTTATATAAGCTCGATAATTTGAATTGCCTTAACAAGCGGCCATAGTAATCCAAAGCTGGACCAAAAGAAATCGTCCAATTGCCTCTTTGGCCATTTAGCAGTAATCCAACTCCCTGACTACTTGCTTGCTCATAAATTCCTTTTAGCCAAAAAGAGTTTTCAAAAAACTTATAAGGCATCTCCAAAGTTTGCAGCCAATCATCGATTTCAGAATATGGATTAGTATCCGAAAAGCTTAAATACTTATCATTAATGTTACCTACAAAGTTAACCGTCGATTCAATTAATGGCCTCTCATTAGCCACTCTATATCTATGTGTCCAATCCACAAAGTCATCCACTGGAACATAGCTAAATGTATGTAATCTCTTCTTTTTCTCTTTCAAAGCTTTAGCAGCAAAGCTAACAACTGAGCCAGAATCTAGCCCTCCGCTTAGGTGAGCACCGACACTTCGATGAGTCCGAAGTCTATCAACAACTGCTGTATTAAATACTTCTTTAAAAGCTTCTTCATATTCTCCATTAGATTTCAATTTCAATTTAACCGAATAATCAAATTTAGAATATTGCCTTATGTTTATACGTCCATTTTCTACTTT
The window above is part of the Metabacillus dongyingensis genome. Proteins encoded here:
- a CDS encoding asparagine synthase-related protein gives rise to the protein MSAIVGVYHFDGEPIRIEECKNVMKTMQKFPADDVQTWTNRNLFLGCHAQWITPESVGEVLPYYDYELKMAITADVIIDNRVELFDRLQVGKFLRKDITDSKLILLAYEKWGEEAPKYLVGDFAFMIWDEKRQLLFGARDFSGTRTLYYYNDGSKFAFSTIIEPLFSISNISKKLNDQWLAEFIAIPVTTDSISTETTVYNNIKQLPPSHTIKVENGRINIRQYSKFDYSVKLKLKSNGEYEEAFKEVFNTAVVDRLRTHRSVGAHLSGGLDSGSVVSFAAKALKEKKKRLHTFSYVPVDDFVDWTHRYRVANERPLIESTVNFVGNINDKYLSFSDTNPYSEIDDWLQTLEMPYKFFENSFWLKGIYEQASSQGVGLLLNGQRGNWTISFGPALDYYGRLLRQFKLSSLYKEVNLYSKNIGVKKSRIMKFVSRKAFPEIARLSNSKNQESFPIWINPEFASRTKVFEKLEEQEIDISGTNTTDAYHIKDNQFKQLHFWGLNGTIGTKLSLRHSLWERDPTNDIRVVQFCLSVPDEQFVQSGLDRALVRRATNGLLPDDIRLNQKSRGVQGADGVYRMIGSWKVFIDELYNLLKDPKLSSFVNNELLAKYIKRIETDYTPRLIFEFEFRILMRSLILYRFLNKIEGR